In the genome of Pseudomonas sp. P5_109, one region contains:
- a CDS encoding aldehyde dehydrogenase produces MFELEYWQRKAASLRFPDQAVIDGQRRAAQSGQTFAAINPATGQCLANVAACGEEDVNVAVRNARQVFEAGAWAARSPSERKQVLLRLADLILENREELALLDSLNMGKPVTDAYNIDVPGAAGVFRWYAESLDKLYDQVAPSAQNVLATITREALGVVAAVVPWNFPLDMAAWKLAPALASGNSVILKPAEQSPFSALRLAELALEAGVPAGVLNVLPGLGEQTGKALGLHPDVDCLVFTGSTEVGKYFMQYSAQSNLKQVWLECGGKSANLVFADCQDLDLAAQKAAFGIFFNQGEVCSANSRLLVQRSIHDEFVERLKVQAERWLPGDPLDPSSAAGAIVDSRQTARIMKFIQQAEQQGATRICGGRQSIFNGSDNFIQPTIFTGVTPDMPLFRDEVFGPVLAVTAFDDEAHALQLANDSVYGLAASLWTDDLNRAHRVARQLRAGTVSVNSVDALDVTVPFGGGKQSGFGRDLSLHSFDKYTQLKTTWFQLR; encoded by the coding sequence GTGTTCGAGCTTGAGTATTGGCAACGCAAGGCCGCTTCCCTGCGGTTTCCCGACCAGGCCGTGATCGACGGCCAGCGCCGTGCGGCGCAGTCGGGGCAGACTTTCGCCGCGATCAACCCTGCTACCGGGCAATGCCTGGCCAATGTCGCGGCATGTGGCGAGGAAGACGTGAACGTGGCGGTGCGCAATGCGCGGCAGGTCTTCGAGGCAGGCGCCTGGGCTGCGCGCTCACCGAGCGAACGCAAGCAAGTGCTGTTGCGCTTGGCCGACTTGATCCTCGAAAATCGCGAAGAACTGGCGTTGCTCGATTCACTGAACATGGGCAAGCCCGTCACCGATGCCTACAACATCGATGTGCCGGGCGCCGCGGGCGTGTTCCGCTGGTACGCCGAGAGCCTCGACAAACTCTACGATCAGGTCGCGCCGAGTGCGCAGAACGTGCTGGCGACCATCACCCGCGAAGCCCTCGGCGTGGTGGCGGCCGTGGTGCCGTGGAATTTCCCGCTGGACATGGCTGCGTGGAAACTCGCCCCGGCCTTGGCTTCGGGCAATTCGGTGATCCTCAAGCCGGCCGAGCAGTCGCCGTTTTCCGCTTTGCGTCTGGCTGAGCTGGCGCTTGAAGCTGGCGTGCCGGCAGGTGTGTTGAACGTTCTGCCGGGACTCGGCGAACAAACCGGCAAGGCCCTCGGCCTGCACCCGGACGTCGATTGCCTGGTGTTCACCGGCTCCACCGAGGTCGGCAAATATTTCATGCAGTACTCGGCCCAGTCGAACCTCAAGCAGGTGTGGCTGGAGTGCGGCGGCAAGAGCGCGAACCTGGTGTTCGCCGATTGCCAGGACCTGGATCTGGCCGCGCAGAAAGCCGCGTTCGGCATCTTCTTCAATCAGGGCGAAGTCTGTTCGGCCAACTCGCGGTTGCTGGTGCAGCGCTCGATCCATGACGAGTTCGTCGAGCGTCTCAAGGTCCAGGCCGAACGCTGGTTACCGGGCGATCCGCTGGACCCGTCGAGCGCCGCCGGTGCCATCGTCGACAGCCGTCAGACCGCGCGCATCATGAAGTTCATCCAGCAGGCCGAGCAGCAAGGCGCGACCCGGATCTGCGGTGGTCGGCAGTCGATCTTCAATGGCTCGGACAATTTCATCCAGCCGACGATTTTCACTGGTGTGACCCCGGACATGCCGTTGTTTCGCGATGAAGTGTTCGGCCCGGTGCTGGCCGTCACGGCGTTCGACGACGAGGCCCACGCCTTGCAGTTGGCCAACGACAGCGTCTACGGTCTGGCGGCGTCACTGTGGACCGACGACCTCAACCGCGCCCACCGTGTGGCGCGGCAATTGCGGGCCGGTACGGTGTCGGTCAACAGTGTCGATGCGCTGGACGTGACCGTACCGTTTGGCGGTGGCAAGCAGTCCGGTTTTGGCCGCGACCTGTCCCTGCACTCATTCGATAAATACACCCAGTTGAAGACCACCTGGTTTCAATTGCGCTGA
- a CDS encoding LysR family transcriptional regulator, translating into MAAYNLRQLKYFITTVECGSVAEASRKLYIAQPSISTAIKGLEDSFGVQLLIRHHAQGVSLTPSGARFYRKAQELLRMAKEFEQNALADNDVVSGQIDIGCFETVAPLYLPQLIAGFSALYPGVEIRIRDGEQQELVQGLTSGAFDLAILYEHDLDGTIQTEPLMPAQRPYALLPADHRFAQQAQVSLRDLYLEPMILLDVQPSRTYFVSLFDELDLTPRIAFSSPSIEMVRGMVGQGFGFSILVTKPHSECTYDGQKVVCVDIAEDVTGSGLVAAWLKRGQLTKPAQLFADYCREQLTAKSENPQ; encoded by the coding sequence GTGGCTGCCTACAATCTGCGTCAACTGAAATACTTCATCACCACCGTCGAGTGCGGCAGCGTCGCCGAGGCCTCGCGCAAGCTGTACATCGCCCAGCCGTCGATCTCCACGGCCATCAAAGGGCTGGAAGACAGTTTCGGCGTGCAACTGCTGATCCGCCATCACGCCCAGGGCGTGTCATTGACCCCCAGCGGTGCACGCTTTTACCGCAAGGCTCAGGAACTGCTGCGCATGGCCAAGGAGTTCGAGCAGAACGCCCTGGCCGACAACGATGTGGTATCCGGGCAGATCGATATCGGCTGTTTCGAAACCGTTGCACCGCTGTACCTGCCGCAATTGATTGCCGGGTTTTCGGCGTTGTACCCGGGCGTGGAAATCCGCATCCGTGATGGCGAGCAACAAGAGCTGGTGCAGGGCCTGACCTCAGGCGCCTTCGATCTGGCGATCCTCTACGAGCACGACCTCGACGGCACCATCCAGACCGAACCACTGATGCCGGCGCAACGACCGTACGCGCTGCTGCCGGCGGATCACCGCTTCGCACAGCAGGCGCAAGTGTCGCTGCGGGACCTGTACCTGGAGCCGATGATTCTTCTGGACGTGCAGCCGAGCCGGACCTATTTCGTCAGTCTGTTCGATGAGCTGGACCTGACCCCACGCATCGCCTTCAGCTCGCCATCGATCGAGATGGTGCGCGGCATGGTCGGCCAGGGGTTCGGTTTTTCGATCCTGGTGACCAAGCCGCATTCGGAGTGCACCTACGACGGGCAGAAAGTGGTGTGCGTGGACATTGCCGAAGACGTCACCGGTTCCGGGCTAGTGGCGGCATGGCTCAAGCGCGGGCAACTGACCAAGCCGGCACAGTTGTTTGCCGATTATTGCCGCGAGCAGCTGACCGCCAAATCCGAAAATCCACAGTAA
- the hrpB gene encoding ATP-dependent helicase HrpB, translated as MISLPIDEVLPALREALATRHEAVLEAPPGAGKTTRVPLALLNEPWLAGQTILMLEPRRLAARAAAERLASELGEKVGETVGYRIRLDSKVGPNTRIEVVTEGILTRRLQDDPALEGVGLLIFDEFHERSLDADLALALSLNGRELFRDDQPLKILLMSATLEGERLAGLLDDAPILRSEGRMYPVAMRWGRPFQAGEFIEPRLVQTILEALNDETGSVLVFLPGQAEIRRVHQQLADALGENTQVLLCPLHGELDLAAQRAAIDPAPAGKRKVVLATNIAETSLTINGVRVVIDAGLARVPRFDPGSGMTRLDTQRISKASATQRAGRAGRLEPGVCYRLWSQDQHEQLAAYGSAEILSADLAGLALQLGRWGVLPGQLVWLDVPPAAAYAQAQDLLERLGALEGEALTRHGQAMAELPAHPRIAHLLLRGQALGLADMACDVAALLGERDILRGAGADLHSRLVLLSGEERAARGAQGGVQRARQLARQYRGYLRGKASEPVNDPDHPRWLGALLALAYPDRVAQQRRAGGAEYRLANGRAALFPEADSLMKQPWLVIADLGSRQGQREERIYLATDFDPTLFDSVLAEQVRCVDQLDWDEREGVLRAERQRKVGELILSREPLTGLDETARSQALVNLVRRKGLELLPWTPELRQWQARVALLRQLDLAGKGESEWPDVSDVALLKSLEQWLMPYLGKVSRLSHFANLDLSSIVHNLLPWPLPQRLDELAPHHLSVPSGSSIRLDYSEQPPILAVRLQELFGLAETPRIAGGRQVVKLHLLSPARRPVQVTQDLANFWRSTYAEVKKDLKGRYPKHYWPDDPLVAEATARIKPRK; from the coding sequence ATGATTTCTTTGCCGATCGATGAAGTTTTACCCGCCCTGCGTGAAGCCCTGGCTACACGCCACGAAGCCGTGCTCGAAGCACCGCCCGGCGCCGGTAAAACCACCCGCGTACCCTTGGCCTTGCTCAACGAGCCGTGGTTGGCCGGGCAGACCATCCTGATGCTCGAACCCCGCCGGCTGGCTGCGCGTGCAGCGGCGGAGCGGTTGGCCAGTGAGCTGGGGGAGAAGGTCGGCGAAACCGTGGGTTATCGCATTCGCCTCGACAGCAAGGTCGGCCCCAATACCCGCATCGAAGTGGTCACCGAAGGCATCCTCACCCGGCGCCTGCAGGATGACCCGGCGCTGGAAGGCGTGGGCCTGCTGATCTTCGACGAATTCCACGAACGTAGCCTCGACGCTGACCTGGCCTTGGCCCTGAGCCTCAATGGTCGCGAACTGTTCCGTGACGATCAGCCGCTGAAAATCCTCTTGATGTCCGCCACGCTCGAGGGCGAACGCTTGGCCGGGCTGCTCGACGACGCGCCGATCCTGCGCAGCGAAGGGCGCATGTACCCGGTGGCGATGCGCTGGGGGCGGCCGTTCCAGGCGGGTGAATTCATCGAGCCGCGTCTGGTGCAGACCATCCTGGAAGCCTTGAACGACGAGACCGGCAGCGTGCTGGTGTTCCTGCCGGGGCAGGCTGAAATCCGCCGCGTGCACCAGCAACTGGCCGATGCCTTGGGCGAAAACACTCAGGTACTACTGTGCCCATTGCACGGTGAACTGGATCTCGCCGCGCAACGGGCCGCGATCGATCCTGCACCGGCGGGCAAGCGCAAAGTGGTGCTGGCCACCAACATCGCCGAAACCAGTTTGACCATCAACGGTGTGCGCGTGGTGATCGATGCCGGGCTGGCGCGGGTGCCGCGTTTCGACCCCGGTAGCGGCATGACCCGTCTCGACACCCAGCGCATTTCCAAGGCCAGCGCGACTCAGCGTGCGGGCCGGGCCGGGCGTCTGGAACCCGGTGTGTGTTATCGCCTGTGGTCCCAGGACCAGCACGAGCAACTGGCGGCCTATGGCAGTGCGGAAATCCTTTCGGCGGACCTCGCCGGGCTGGCCTTGCAGCTGGGGCGTTGGGGCGTTCTACCTGGGCAACTGGTGTGGCTCGACGTGCCGCCGGCCGCCGCTTATGCACAGGCTCAGGACCTGCTCGAACGTTTGGGTGCACTGGAGGGCGAAGCCCTGACCCGCCACGGTCAGGCCATGGCCGAGCTGCCGGCGCATCCGCGCATCGCTCACTTGCTGTTGCGCGGCCAGGCACTGGGGCTGGCGGATATGGCCTGCGACGTCGCTGCACTGCTCGGCGAGCGGGATATCTTGCGTGGCGCCGGGGCGGATTTGCACAGTCGGCTGGTGCTGCTGTCTGGCGAAGAACGCGCCGCACGCGGTGCCCAGGGCGGCGTGCAGCGCGCACGGCAACTGGCGCGGCAATATCGTGGTTACCTGCGCGGCAAAGCTTCGGAGCCGGTCAACGATCCGGATCATCCGCGCTGGCTCGGCGCGTTGCTGGCGCTGGCTTATCCCGACCGGGTCGCCCAACAACGGCGTGCCGGTGGCGCGGAGTATCGCTTGGCCAACGGTCGTGCCGCCCTGTTTCCCGAGGCCGATAGCCTGATGAAACAACCATGGCTGGTGATTGCCGATCTGGGCAGTCGTCAGGGGCAGCGTGAGGAGCGGATTTACCTGGCGACGGACTTCGATCCGACGCTCTTCGATTCAGTGCTGGCCGAGCAGGTGCGTTGCGTCGATCAACTTGATTGGGATGAACGCGAGGGCGTGCTGCGGGCTGAGCGCCAGCGCAAGGTCGGTGAACTGATCCTCAGCCGTGAACCGTTGACCGGTCTCGACGAAACTGCCCGTAGCCAGGCGCTGGTGAACCTGGTGCGGCGCAAAGGCCTGGAGCTGTTGCCGTGGACCCCGGAGCTGCGTCAGTGGCAGGCGCGGGTTGCCTTGTTGCGTCAATTGGACTTGGCCGGCAAGGGCGAGAGCGAGTGGCCGGATGTCAGCGACGTGGCGTTGCTCAAGAGTCTGGAGCAGTGGCTGATGCCGTATCTGGGCAAGGTTTCCCGACTCAGCCACTTTGCCAACCTGGACCTGTCGAGCATCGTCCACAACCTGCTGCCGTGGCCGCTGCCACAGCGGCTGGACGAACTGGCGCCGCATCATTTGAGCGTGCCGTCGGGCTCGTCGATTCGTCTGGATTACAGTGAGCAACCGCCGATTCTGGCGGTGCGATTGCAGGAGTTGTTCGGCCTGGCCGAAACCCCGCGCATCGCCGGGGGCCGGCAGGTGGTCAAGCTGCATCTGTTGTCCCCGGCGCGGCGACCGGTGCAGGTGACCCAGGACTTGGCGAACTTCTGGCGCAGCACCTACGCCGAGGTGAAGAAGGATTTGAAGGGGCGTTACCCGAAGCACTACTGGCCGGATGATCCGCTGGTGGCGGAGGCGACTGCGCGGATCAAACCCCGTAAATAA
- a CDS encoding polyribonucleotide nucleotidyltransferase, translating into MRAPFRLIGGVLVATLLTQVTACGSIFYPDRRGQIEGKIDPAIAVLDAVGLLFYIIPGLIAFAVDFATGAIYFEPGKTAQVDPQKLKDAIGPDGKVDNRKLQTILESELGRSFPLDDPRLIQSKGSAQQLAMFGLQPAA; encoded by the coding sequence ATGCGTGCTCCCTTTCGCCTGATTGGCGGTGTTCTGGTCGCAACCTTGCTGACTCAAGTGACAGCCTGCGGTTCGATCTTCTACCCCGATCGCCGTGGCCAGATCGAAGGCAAGATCGACCCGGCCATCGCCGTGCTCGACGCCGTCGGCCTGCTGTTCTACATCATCCCCGGCCTGATCGCGTTTGCCGTGGACTTCGCCACCGGCGCGATTTATTTCGAGCCGGGCAAGACCGCCCAGGTCGACCCGCAAAAACTCAAGGACGCCATCGGCCCCGACGGCAAGGTCGATAACCGCAAGTTGCAGACTATTCTGGAAAGCGAACTGGGCCGCAGCTTCCCGCTGGACGATCCACGCCTGATCCAGAGCAAGGGCAGCGCCCAGCAACTGGCGATGTTCGGCCTGCAACCCGCCGCGTAA
- a CDS encoding cation diffusion facilitator family transporter: MTSSSEHARLLRLATRASVAVACTLIVAKAIAWWLSGSVSMLAGLTDSVLDGVTSLLNLLAVHYALRPADDDHRYGHGKAESLAGMAQALFIGGSAVLIALQAYDRLKNPEPVGAPWISIGVIVFSLALTLALLMLQHRVVKATGSNAVRADSLHYRSDMLLNGSILIALVLAGFGWDQVDAWFGLGIAAYILWSAVQIARESFAVLMDEELPPDVSQHMLELACSVPGVLGAHDLRTRISGNQWFVQLHLELPGELTLSVAHGISDQAAAAIHSAYPRAEVLVHADPQEVVKAARAQ, encoded by the coding sequence ATGACCTCCAGCTCCGAACACGCCCGCCTGCTGCGGCTGGCGACCCGTGCCTCGGTGGCAGTGGCGTGCACATTGATCGTCGCCAAGGCCATCGCCTGGTGGCTGAGCGGCTCGGTGAGCATGCTCGCCGGGCTCACCGACTCGGTACTCGACGGCGTCACCTCATTGCTCAACCTGCTGGCGGTGCATTACGCACTGCGCCCCGCCGACGATGATCATCGCTACGGGCACGGCAAGGCCGAGTCATTGGCGGGCATGGCCCAGGCGTTGTTCATTGGTGGCAGTGCGGTGTTGATTGCGTTGCAGGCCTACGATCGGCTGAAAAATCCGGAACCGGTCGGCGCGCCGTGGATCAGCATCGGGGTGATTGTGTTCTCGCTCGCCCTGACCCTGGCCTTGCTGATGTTGCAACATCGGGTGGTCAAGGCCACCGGCTCCAACGCGGTGCGCGCCGACTCGCTGCACTACCGCTCGGACATGCTGCTCAACGGCAGCATTCTGATCGCGTTGGTGTTGGCCGGGTTTGGCTGGGATCAGGTCGATGCCTGGTTTGGCCTGGGAATCGCTGCGTATATCTTGTGGAGCGCGGTACAGATCGCCCGGGAGAGTTTTGCGGTATTGATGGATGAAGAACTGCCACCGGATGTCAGCCAGCACATGCTGGAATTGGCATGCAGCGTTCCCGGCGTATTGGGTGCCCATGACCTGCGCACGCGGATCTCCGGCAACCAGTGGTTTGTGCAGTTGCATCTGGAATTGCCGGGGGAGCTGACGCTATCCGTTGCCCATGGCATCAGCGACCAGGCGGCGGCCGCCATTCACAGCGCCTACCCGCGAGCCGAAGTGCTGGTGCACGCCGACCCGCAGGAAGTGGTGAAAGCCGCCCGGGCTCAGTAG
- a CDS encoding DUF6515 family protein, with product MKSRIWRLAGVGLLCVSVTAQTMADEPQNHGHDGGQHGQGGNQGHGGNNQPGPQNAPPQNQPRPQNAPPQNQPRVQNAPPQNQPHGQNNDNRQHEPNGQKQHQNNGQWQNPPAPDFNSRVRSPPPPPQAPATDMPIQPRPDTVRQTQQPQRGYYQDQPYRNNYNQRSNGYIGAPTNDNHWEGRPSGHGNGWGPGPRYRPGQVIDRFPERNFRVPYRGMDYFYSGGYWYRPLGPRYEVVEPPRGIRVSYLPDYAQQVWIGGALLFLAAGSYYAYQENTQDYVVVEPPVDQAQSQPPAASNGYDVEAYPANGQSPEQVSRDGYECYQDAVQQSGFDPRTATYQPDPSVVQAYRQAQGSCLSSRGYQVNY from the coding sequence ATGAAATCGCGCATCTGGCGTTTGGCCGGTGTTGGTTTGCTGTGTGTCAGTGTCACTGCGCAAACGATGGCCGATGAGCCGCAAAACCATGGGCATGATGGCGGACAGCATGGCCAGGGTGGCAATCAGGGCCATGGTGGCAACAACCAGCCAGGTCCGCAAAATGCCCCGCCGCAGAATCAGCCACGTCCGCAAAATGCCCCGCCGCAGAACCAGCCACGTGTGCAAAACGCCCCACCGCAGAACCAGCCGCATGGGCAGAACAACGACAACCGCCAGCACGAGCCCAACGGCCAGAAACAGCATCAGAACAATGGCCAGTGGCAGAACCCTCCAGCGCCGGACTTCAACAGCCGGGTTCGCTCGCCGCCACCACCGCCGCAGGCGCCAGCCACTGACATGCCGATCCAGCCTCGCCCCGACACTGTGCGCCAGACCCAGCAGCCACAGCGCGGTTACTACCAGGATCAGCCATATCGCAACAATTACAATCAGCGCTCGAACGGCTATATCGGTGCACCGACCAATGACAATCACTGGGAGGGGCGCCCGAGTGGACACGGTAACGGTTGGGGGCCAGGCCCCAGGTATCGCCCCGGCCAGGTGATCGACCGCTTTCCCGAGCGTAACTTCCGCGTGCCTTACCGTGGCATGGATTACTTCTATTCCGGTGGCTACTGGTATCGCCCGCTGGGCCCGCGTTATGAGGTGGTAGAGCCACCACGCGGGATTCGCGTCAGCTACCTGCCCGATTACGCCCAGCAGGTATGGATCGGCGGGGCGCTGCTGTTCCTCGCGGCCGGTTCGTATTACGCCTACCAGGAGAACACTCAGGATTACGTCGTGGTCGAACCGCCGGTTGACCAGGCGCAATCGCAACCACCGGCCGCCAGCAATGGCTATGACGTGGAGGCATACCCGGCCAACGGTCAGTCGCCGGAGCAGGTCAGTCGGGATGGCTACGAGTGTTATCAAGACGCGGTGCAGCAGAGTGGTTTCGATCCACGCACCGCCACCTACCAGCCAGACCCGTCGGTGGTGCAAGCTTACCGACAGGCCCAGGGCAGTTGCCTGAGCAGTCGCGGTTATCAGGTGAACTACTGA